CGGCGCGGCCCGCCCGGCGCCCGGGCGGGTACGCCTGTCCGGGCGGCGGGATGCGTCCTGTCCCGGGGGCCGGGGGGTCCCGTCCCGGGGGCCGGGGGGCGCCCTGTCCCGAGGACCGGGGGCGCGCCCTGTCCCGAGGACCGGGGGGGGCGCGCCCTGGCCCGAGGACCGGGGGGCGCGCCCTGGCCCGAGGACCGGGGGGGCGCGCCCTGGCCGGGGTCCGGGGGGCGCCCTGGCCGGGGCCCGGGTCCACCCTGCCCCGGGGGCCGAGTACGCGCCCCGGGGTCCAGATACGCCCGTCCCCGCGGACCGAGTACGCCCAGCCCCGCGGACCGAGAACGCCCTGTCCGCCGCCCGAGCACGCCCGGCCCCGCGGACCGAGTACGCCCTGTCCTCCGCCCGGGTACGCCCAGCCCCCGGGCGGGGTAGGCCTGGCCCTACCCCCGGGACGCCCGGCAGACGGCGTGACCCGGGGGGTGCCGGAACGGTTCGCTGGAGCCATGACCAGCACCCTTCCTCCTTCCGCCCCCGCCGCCGTGCGGCTCCGGGGCCTCGTCCGGCGGCACGGGAACGTGCGGGCCCTCGACGGCGTCGACCTCGACGTCGCCGCCGGGACCTTCACGGCCGTCATGGGCCCCTCCGGCTCCGGGAAGTCCACGCTGCTGCGCTGCGCCGCCGGGCTCGACCGCCCGGACGCGGGCCGCGTCGAGGTCGCGGGCACGGCCCTGGACGGGCTGAGCGAACGGCGGCTGACGCTGCTGCGGCGGGACCGGATCGGCTTCGTCTTCCAGTCCTTCAACCTGCTGCCGACGCTGACGGCCGCCCAGAACGTGGCCCTTCCGCTCCGGCTCGCCGGCCGTCGTCCGGCACGCGGCGAGGTCAGGGCGGCGCTGGCCCGGGTCGGGCTCGCCGGCCGGGAGCGGCACCGGCCCGCCGAGCTCTCCGGCGGCCAGTGCCAGCGGGTCGCCATCGCCCGGGCGCTGATCGCCCGTCCGGCGGTCCTCTTCGGCGACGAGCCGACCGGCGCGCTGGACTCCGCGACCGGCGCGGAGGTGATGGACATGCTCCGGTCCCTGGTGGACGAGGAGGGCCGGACGCTCGTCATGGTGACCCACGACCCGCTCGCCGCGGCCCGCGCGGACCGGGTCGTCTTCCTGGTCGACGGCCGTCTCGCGGGCGAGATCGTCGCCCCGACGGCGGACACGGTGGCGGCGACGCTGGCGGCCCTGCGGCCGGCGGGCGCGGGTGTGGACACGGCGAACACCGGTACGGACCGCGTGCCGGCGGCGGGGTCGGCGGGGTCGGCGTGCTGAGCGTCGTGCTGGGCGGGCTTCGGGCCCGCTGGGCCTCCTTCCTGGGCGGTTTCCTCGCGCTGGCGCTCGGCGTCGGGCTGCTCACGGCGACCGGGCTCGGCCTCGCCGCCGCCCTGGACCCGCCGGCCCACGCCCCCGAACGGTTCGCCTCCTCCCCCGTGGTCGTCCTCGGCCAGGACCGGCTCACCGTGGAGGTCCGGCGCGGCCCCGGAACCGCCCTCGTCTCCAAGCCGCTCGACCGTCCACAGCCTGTGGACACGGCCGTGCTCCGCGAACTCCGCGCCCGCTGGACGCTGACCGAGACCGAGACCGAGACCGAGACCGAGACGGAGACGGAGGCGGGCAACGCGGCGGGCGGCACCACCGCCCCCGACGCCGTCGGGCTCGACGCCCCCGCCGACCAGGTCCGGGCCGTCGTCGGCGACCGGGCGCAGGTGCTCACCGGCGACGACCGCCGCCGCGCCGACCCCGGCCACGAACGCGACGGGCACGCGCTCACCGGCCTCTACGCCCTCCTCGGCACCGCCGGCGGCGTCGCCGCCTTCGTCTCCGTCTTCGTCGTCGCCTCCGTCTTCGCGTTCTCCGTGGCGCTGCGCCGCCGCGAGTTCGGACTGCTCCGCACCGCCGGGGCCACCCCCGGCCAGGTGCGGCGGCTGCTGCTCGCCGAGGCGGCGGCGCTCGGCGTGACCGCGTCCGCGACCGGCTGCGCGCTCGGCGCGCTCGCCGCGCGGCCGATGGCGCGGGCCCTGGTGGCCCGGGGCCTGGCGCCCGACTGGTTCGCGTCGGCGGTCGGCGGGAGCGCCGGATGGCCGTACCACCTGGGCTTCTGGACGGGCCTCTGCGTCGCCCTCGCCGGCGCGGCCGCCGCCGCCCACCGCGCCGGACGGACCGGCCCGACCGACGCGCTGCGCGAGGCGGACGTCGACCGGGACGTGCTGCCGCCGGGCCGGGCGCTGCTCGGCGGCGGGCTGCTCCTGGCCGGGCTCGGACTGCTGGTGTGGACGTACGCCACCGAACCGGAGGCGCTGCTCAAGCGGAAGACGTACACGACCCTGCCGCTGCTCCTGATGGGCGGCGCGGCGCTGCTCGCCCCGCTCCTCGTGCGGCCCGTGGCCCGGCTCCTCCCGGTCCCGCGCGGCGGGGCCGTCGGACTCCTCGTCCGGGAGAACGGCGCGGCGGCCGTCCGCCGGACCGCGGCCGTCGCCGCGCCGGTCCTGGTGACCGTGGCGCTGGCCGGGACGCTCTTCGGCGCCTCGGAGAGCGTGACCCTGGCGAAGGAGACGGAGGCGCGGGA
The Streptomyces roseofulvus genome window above contains:
- a CDS encoding ABC transporter permease; the encoded protein is MLSVVLGGLRARWASFLGGFLALALGVGLLTATGLGLAAALDPPAHAPERFASSPVVVLGQDRLTVEVRRGPGTALVSKPLDRPQPVDTAVLRELRARWTLTETETETETETETEAGNAAGGTTAPDAVGLDAPADQVRAVVGDRAQVLTGDDRRRADPGHERDGHALTGLYALLGTAGGVAAFVSVFVVASVFAFSVALRRREFGLLRTAGATPGQVRRLLLAEAAALGVTASATGCALGALAARPMARALVARGLAPDWFASAVGGSAGWPYHLGFWTGLCVALAGAAAAAHRAGRTGPTDALREADVDRDVLPPGRALLGGGLLLAGLGLLVWTYATEPEALLKRKTYTTLPLLLMGGAALLAPLLVRPVARLLPVPRGGAVGLLVRENGAAAVRRTAAVAAPVLVTVALAGTLFGASESVTLAKETEARDRTAAPYVVEGRKVELPGSAGRKGAVVAASGPTSLFVRDGAEALVKYQGRAVADPAAFAALARLPVVAGDLRDLDDRSIVVNEEFERRTVGEEVEVWRADGSGPVRLRVAAVLARGTGDNGPYVTRAQAPGSALDRLESDRPLPAAGTAAAAAPVNEAARTGLRLILVLVLLYTVIALASTLLMATSVRGGELASLRLAGATRAQALRAVTGEAVLAVAVGAALGLGVTAAVLGALGAGLAALSAPVAPAVPWAQTGAAAGVCVLVAVAASALPAWRLTR
- a CDS encoding ABC transporter ATP-binding protein, with product MTSTLPPSAPAAVRLRGLVRRHGNVRALDGVDLDVAAGTFTAVMGPSGSGKSTLLRCAAGLDRPDAGRVEVAGTALDGLSERRLTLLRRDRIGFVFQSFNLLPTLTAAQNVALPLRLAGRRPARGEVRAALARVGLAGRERHRPAELSGGQCQRVAIARALIARPAVLFGDEPTGALDSATGAEVMDMLRSLVDEEGRTLVMVTHDPLAAARADRVVFLVDGRLAGEIVAPTADTVAATLAALRPAGAGVDTANTGTDRVPAAGSAGSAC